One segment of Asaia bogorensis NBRC 16594 DNA contains the following:
- a CDS encoding OmpA family protein yields MRRLPVMLSVFALTGLSACNGGADRDRYPVFFEPASTTVSASAQNIIDQAAADARDTQAKTIEVIGHAGAHGNLSADEMLSVERAKVVAAALTKAGVGAAQITQMARPPKNNEDAAVASRVVTIEVDPSTH; encoded by the coding sequence ATGCGTCGTCTGCCTGTGATGTTGTCGGTGTTCGCCCTGACGGGTCTCTCTGCCTGTAATGGCGGTGCAGATCGCGACCGTTACCCTGTTTTCTTCGAACCGGCCTCGACCACTGTTTCGGCAAGTGCCCAGAACATCATCGATCAGGCTGCGGCCGACGCACGCGACACGCAGGCCAAGACGATTGAAGTCATTGGTCATGCCGGTGCCCACGGCAATCTCTCTGCTGATGAAATGCTGTCCGTCGAGCGAGCGAAGGTTGTCGCAGCAGCCCTGACAAAGGCCGGTGTCGGCGCTGCCCAGATCACCCAGATGGCGCGTCCGCCCAAGAACAACGAGGATGCAGCCGTAGCGTCGCGCGTGGTGACGATCGAAGTCGATCCTTCCACGCATTGA
- the glk gene encoding glucokinase: MQDIVTVDIGGTNARFAIAKVDQGRVVELGEATTLRTADHASLALAWEAFGRTLGRELPRYAGIAIACPIQGETLKMTNNPWIIQPSMLAERLHLEDFTLVNDFGAVGHAVAQIDEQYLEHLCGPDRPLPTEGTTTIVGPGTGLGAACLLRRKGQYFVIETEGGHIDFAPLDEFEDKILRALRRRFRRVSAERIVSGPGLTNLYEIIAEMQGLPITMRDNKALWEMAMEGRDSMAAAALERFFLSLGAVAGDLALAHRAQGVVIAGGLGLRVADRLPHSGFAERFVAKGRFESMMGDMPVKIITHPQPGLFGAAAAFASDHPSL; the protein is encoded by the coding sequence ATGCAGGATATTGTCACCGTCGATATTGGAGGCACGAACGCACGATTTGCGATCGCCAAGGTCGATCAGGGGCGTGTGGTCGAACTGGGTGAAGCCACGACCCTGCGCACGGCAGATCATGCGAGCCTTGCTCTGGCATGGGAGGCCTTCGGCCGTACCCTCGGTCGTGAATTGCCCCGTTATGCGGGCATCGCCATCGCTTGCCCGATCCAGGGTGAGACGCTCAAGATGACCAATAATCCCTGGATCATCCAGCCCTCCATGCTGGCAGAGCGTCTGCATCTGGAGGACTTCACGCTCGTCAACGATTTCGGGGCGGTCGGCCATGCCGTGGCCCAGATCGATGAGCAGTATCTCGAACATCTCTGTGGCCCCGATCGCCCATTGCCGACCGAGGGCACAACGACCATCGTTGGTCCGGGCACCGGGCTTGGCGCTGCCTGTCTGTTGCGCCGCAAGGGCCAGTATTTCGTGATCGAGACCGAGGGCGGCCATATCGATTTTGCACCGCTCGACGAGTTCGAGGACAAGATCCTGCGTGCGCTGCGCCGCCGCTTCCGCCGTGTTTCGGCCGAGCGCATCGTATCTGGCCCCGGCCTGACCAATCTCTACGAAATCATCGCCGAGATGCAGGGTCTGCCCATTACCATGCGCGACAACAAGGCGCTTTGGGAGATGGCCATGGAAGGCCGTGATTCGATGGCAGCCGCTGCTCTTGAGCGCTTCTTCCTCTCTCTTGGTGCCGTGGCGGGTGACCTGGCCCTGGCCCATCGCGCCCAGGGTGTTGTCATTGCTGGCGGCCTTGGGCTGCGCGTGGCTGACCGTCTGCCTCATTCCGGCTTTGCCGAGCGTTTTGTTGCGAAGGGACGCTTCGAGAGCATGATGGGCGATATGCCGGTCAAGATCATCACTCACCCTCAGCCCGGCCTGTTCGGTGCCGCTGCTGCCTTCGCCTCGGACCATCCGTCGCTCTGA
- a CDS encoding GNAT family protein gives MQDGLDVTPVTVRPVISRNDLKLFIRLPRILYKGRDGYVPPLDMEQNDLLNPAKNGIYRHASVRCFIAWRDNKPVGRISAVVDGKALEAWDEKTGWFGALDAVSETGVIKSLLDTAEAWLRDQGMVRMRGPVTLGYHGESGLMITGQNEPPMIGTPWHPPELNGLIEALGFEPTRDLLTFKLDLTEDLDERHIVPGALKPGEGKLGDVTVSHLSKKQIAAQGEVLRSLYNDAWAGTYNFVPLQSYEMEGLIQQLKLVLRPEHYVQIDHAGEPAAMALVVPNVFDIARGIDGAPSPLGWARLGARLLGHRFDSARVILLGVSHKVRGTLLGALMPSLAIDELIRRRATLPYKTVELGWILDTNTPMLNLVRRLVPEPNKVHRMYEKDIAQ, from the coding sequence GTGCAAGACGGGCTGGATGTCACCCCGGTGACGGTACGGCCCGTTATCTCCCGCAACGACCTCAAACTTTTCATCAGGCTCCCGCGGATACTTTACAAGGGGCGCGACGGCTATGTTCCTCCGCTGGATATGGAGCAGAATGATCTGCTCAATCCTGCCAAGAACGGCATCTACCGTCATGCCTCCGTGCGCTGCTTCATTGCCTGGCGCGACAACAAGCCTGTTGGACGCATTTCAGCCGTAGTGGATGGCAAGGCCCTGGAGGCCTGGGACGAAAAAACAGGCTGGTTCGGCGCCCTCGATGCCGTGTCCGAAACAGGCGTCATCAAGTCGCTGCTCGATACCGCCGAAGCCTGGTTGCGCGATCAGGGCATGGTACGTATGCGCGGACCTGTGACCCTTGGCTATCATGGCGAGTCCGGTCTCATGATCACTGGCCAGAATGAGCCGCCAATGATCGGAACCCCCTGGCATCCCCCGGAACTCAACGGCCTTATCGAGGCGCTGGGCTTTGAACCCACACGCGACCTCCTGACCTTCAAGCTGGATCTGACTGAGGATCTGGACGAGCGTCATATCGTACCGGGTGCCCTGAAACCCGGCGAGGGGAAGCTGGGCGACGTCACGGTCTCGCATCTCTCCAAAAAGCAAATTGCCGCACAGGGCGAAGTGCTGAGGTCGCTTTATAACGATGCCTGGGCCGGAACGTATAACTTCGTCCCGCTGCAATCCTACGAGATGGAAGGCCTGATCCAGCAGCTCAAGCTGGTGTTGCGGCCCGAGCATTATGTCCAGATCGACCATGCAGGCGAGCCCGCCGCCATGGCGCTGGTGGTACCCAATGTGTTCGATATTGCCCGAGGCATCGACGGAGCACCTTCACCTCTCGGCTGGGCCAGACTGGGTGCGCGGCTGCTCGGTCATCGCTTTGACTCGGCCCGTGTGATCCTGCTTGGCGTATCTCACAAGGTACGCGGCACACTTCTCGGTGCCCTCATGCCTTCACTCGCTATCGACGAACTCATCCGCCGCCGTGCGACGCTGCCCTATAAAACGGTGGAGCTGGGCTGGATCCTCGACACCAATACACCGATGCTGAACCTCGTGCGCCGCCTCGTGCCTGAGCCCAACAAGGTCCATCGCATGTACGAAAAAGATATCGCTCAATAA
- a CDS encoding copper chaperone PCu(A)C → MKRVQAIPALLMTVCVTGALLFPAGARAQTDDTNVPGQKNANRDITIEGWIRRAKHYPGLAAAYFTVVNKGHEAHLISGVSSPDCAAIEAFHSEQEVTSHTANLFSHFTIPADMTMVFPEGGYHLICRNFPDTIKTGETVPLTFKFLGGTSTTVNFTLKD, encoded by the coding sequence GTGAAAAGAGTGCAAGCTATTCCAGCACTGCTCATGACAGTTTGCGTGACAGGGGCGCTGCTTTTCCCGGCGGGAGCACGGGCCCAGACAGACGACACCAACGTTCCCGGACAGAAGAACGCCAATCGCGATATCACCATCGAAGGGTGGATACGCCGGGCCAAGCATTACCCGGGGCTGGCCGCCGCCTATTTCACGGTCGTCAACAAGGGGCATGAGGCCCACCTGATTTCAGGCGTCAGCTCCCCTGATTGCGCCGCCATCGAAGCATTTCACAGCGAGCAGGAGGTGACGAGTCACACCGCCAACCTGTTTTCGCATTTCACCATTCCTGCCGATATGACAATGGTCTTCCCCGAGGGAGGCTACCATCTGATCTGCCGCAACTTCCCCGACACGATCAAGACAGGCGAGACTGTTCCGCTGACCTTCAAGTTTCTTGGCGGCACATCGACGACGGTGAATTTCACGCTCAAGGACTAG
- a CDS encoding SDR family NAD(P)-dependent oxidoreductase, producing the protein MSRPERFAKLNFAPRHVLVTGASGGLGKELALRYAAPGVVLTLWGRNASRLEAVAQACRERGSVVNCHILSLTAIDDALQLLRQCDDQHPVDVLILNAGVSDIRPENALTETVEAVREASLVNYAVPAILATEAASRMAPRRLGRIAMIGSVAAHHDLPFASAYSSSKAGLARFATCLHAAMGPHDVGVTLIEPGYIDTAMSRRLDGARPFLVTAEDAAAKIATAISRNTAVLVFPRIFLLLKLISAIVPRGVAHRLLRLAKVKQSAA; encoded by the coding sequence ATGTCACGTCCAGAGCGGTTTGCAAAGCTGAACTTTGCACCAAGACATGTTCTTGTCACAGGAGCATCGGGTGGTTTGGGTAAGGAACTGGCGCTTCGTTACGCTGCACCTGGCGTCGTTCTCACATTGTGGGGGCGAAATGCCTCACGTCTGGAGGCTGTCGCCCAGGCGTGCAGGGAGCGCGGCAGCGTTGTCAATTGCCATATCCTGTCGCTCACGGCGATCGATGACGCGTTGCAGCTTCTGCGACAGTGTGACGATCAACATCCGGTCGATGTGCTTATTCTCAATGCAGGCGTATCAGACATACGCCCTGAAAATGCCCTGACCGAGACTGTTGAAGCGGTGCGCGAGGCAAGTCTCGTCAATTATGCAGTGCCAGCCATTCTTGCGACGGAAGCCGCCTCCAGGATGGCCCCCCGCAGATTGGGGCGTATCGCCATGATCGGCTCGGTTGCGGCTCATCATGATCTGCCTTTTGCTTCGGCCTATAGCAGCTCGAAAGCGGGTCTTGCGCGCTTTGCCACGTGCCTGCATGCGGCGATGGGCCCCCATGATGTCGGGGTAACGCTGATCGAACCGGGTTATATCGACACGGCCATGAGCCGCAGGCTGGATGGCGCGAGGCCGTTTCTCGTCACGGCGGAAGATGCTGCCGCAAAGATCGCGACCGCGATCAGCCGGAATACTGCGGTTCTCGTCTTCCCGCGCATCTTCCTTCTGCTCAAGCTGATCTCGGCGATCGTGCCGCGTGGTGTGGCGCATCGCCTTCTGCGCCTTGCGAAGGTGAAACAGAGCGCCGCGTAG
- the nusB gene encoding transcription antitermination factor NusB, giving the protein MTMTDETKTKNQPKRSRTVARVAAVQALFQCEQGGENAETVISQFQRHRLADDRGSGFEDGYVPDADFRLFGLIVKGVTLAQDRIDTTLAAALPANWPLNRLDPVLRALLRAGAWELGEDVPARVVINEYLDVAHGFFSGDEARLVNGVLDALTRPAAPVQDNAEGDDAANDGSEPV; this is encoded by the coding sequence ATGACGATGACTGATGAGACCAAGACCAAGAACCAGCCGAAGCGTTCGCGCACCGTAGCCCGTGTCGCCGCCGTTCAGGCGCTGTTCCAGTGCGAACAGGGGGGAGAGAATGCCGAGACGGTCATCAGCCAGTTCCAGCGTCATCGTCTGGCCGATGATCGGGGCAGCGGCTTTGAAGATGGCTACGTGCCGGACGCCGATTTCCGCCTTTTCGGTCTGATCGTCAAAGGCGTGACGCTCGCCCAGGATCGTATCGATACGACGCTGGCGGCAGCTCTCCCTGCCAACTGGCCGCTCAACCGCCTGGACCCCGTGCTGCGTGCCCTGTTGCGTGCGGGCGCTTGGGAACTCGGTGAGGACGTCCCGGCGCGCGTTGTCATCAACGAATATCTCGATGTGGCGCACGGTTTCTTCTCAGGTGATGAAGCCCGCCTGGTCAATGGTGTGCTCGATGCGCTGACACGTCCGGCTGCCCCCGTGCAGGACAATGCGGAAGGCGATGATGCCGCAAATGACGGATCAGAACCGGTCTGA
- the recQ gene encoding DNA helicase RecQ: protein MDLTDLSSIVSDERETPDAVLNRVFGFSSFRGQQAEVIEAVMNGEDVLVIMPTGGGKSLCYQVPALCRPGMGIVISPLIALMDDQVAALRQLGVNAAALHSELDPDRLERIRSDLRDGRLDILYISPERLVSPGTARWLARNPVSVLAIDEAHCVSAWGHEFRPEYRALADLPEIFPGVPRIALTATADSRTQDDILLALGMPQARRLTSSFHRPNLFLAASPKGSETKQVQDALTRHRDDASIVYCGSRNRTERMAKSLREKGFNALPFHAGLSPQEKHATLLRFRSGEPMVIVATVAFGMGIDRPDVRCVVHLDMPASPEAYYQQIGRAGRDGAPADTLLLYGGEDMARARYWLEQSNAPETEKRVMQARLESMIALTETVGCRTQALLACFGEVLPTPCGHCDNCRTPAETFDGTEAAQKVLSTIYRTGQRFGAVHLTTVLRGKLTEAIERHAHQHLTVFGVGKEHSEQWWRGVIRQLIARGAIRMSGEHGTLGLDVDAARPILRGEEKLRLRSDPMKAQSFTTRNAPAASIVDALDEEERARFEALRRWRREEAREQEIPPYVIFHDAVLTEIARENPDSVDALSDIKGVGASKLKRYGDAVIAALEGD, encoded by the coding sequence TTGGATTTAACTGACCTCTCCTCAATCGTCTCCGACGAGCGCGAAACGCCCGACGCGGTACTGAACCGCGTTTTCGGTTTCTCGAGTTTCCGGGGGCAGCAGGCAGAGGTCATCGAAGCGGTCATGAATGGCGAGGATGTGCTCGTCATCATGCCCACAGGCGGCGGCAAGAGCCTTTGCTACCAGGTTCCCGCCCTGTGCCGGCCGGGCATGGGGATCGTGATCTCACCCCTGATTGCGCTAATGGACGATCAGGTGGCGGCATTGCGCCAGCTGGGTGTCAATGCGGCAGCCCTACACTCCGAGCTCGATCCGGACCGGCTTGAGCGCATACGCAGCGATCTGCGCGATGGTCGCCTCGATATCCTCTATATCTCGCCCGAGAGGCTGGTATCACCCGGTACAGCGCGCTGGCTCGCACGTAACCCGGTATCGGTCCTTGCGATCGACGAGGCCCATTGCGTCTCGGCATGGGGCCACGAATTTCGTCCCGAATATCGGGCCCTGGCGGATCTGCCAGAGATCTTCCCCGGCGTTCCCCGTATCGCCCTGACGGCCACAGCCGACTCACGAACGCAGGATGATATCCTGCTGGCGCTGGGCATGCCGCAGGCGCGCCGCCTCACATCCAGTTTCCATCGTCCCAATCTGTTCCTTGCAGCCTCTCCAAAGGGCTCCGAGACGAAGCAGGTGCAGGACGCACTCACCCGGCATCGCGACGATGCCTCGATTGTCTATTGCGGCAGCCGCAACCGCACGGAGCGCATGGCGAAAAGCCTGCGTGAGAAAGGCTTCAACGCCTTGCCGTTTCACGCCGGGCTGTCGCCACAGGAAAAACACGCAACGCTTCTGCGGTTTCGCAGTGGCGAGCCAATGGTCATCGTCGCGACAGTAGCCTTCGGTATGGGCATCGACCGCCCGGATGTCCGCTGTGTGGTCCATCTGGACATGCCCGCTTCGCCCGAGGCCTATTATCAGCAGATCGGTCGGGCAGGGCGCGATGGGGCACCCGCCGATACTCTCCTGCTCTATGGCGGTGAGGATATGGCGCGGGCGCGTTACTGGCTGGAGCAGTCGAACGCGCCAGAGACAGAAAAGCGCGTCATGCAGGCGCGTCTGGAGAGCATGATCGCGCTGACAGAAACCGTCGGCTGTCGTACACAGGCCCTGCTTGCCTGCTTTGGTGAAGTCTTGCCGACTCCCTGCGGGCATTGCGATAATTGCAGGACGCCCGCCGAGACATTTGATGGCACTGAGGCCGCGCAGAAAGTGCTTTCCACGATCTACCGCACCGGCCAGCGCTTTGGCGCCGTTCATCTCACGACGGTTCTCCGTGGCAAGCTGACTGAGGCGATTGAGCGTCATGCCCATCAGCATCTCACCGTGTTCGGCGTCGGCAAGGAGCATTCGGAGCAGTGGTGGCGCGGTGTGATCCGTCAGCTTATTGCGCGCGGGGCCATCAGGATGAGTGGCGAGCACGGTACATTAGGGCTGGATGTCGACGCGGCTCGCCCGATCCTGCGTGGTGAGGAAAAGCTGCGTCTGCGCAGCGACCCCATGAAGGCACAAAGCTTCACTACGCGTAATGCGCCGGCTGCGTCGATTGTGGATGCGCTGGACGAGGAGGAACGTGCACGTTTCGAGGCTCTGCGCCGGTGGCGACGCGAGGAAGCCCGTGAGCAGGAAATCCCGCCCTATGTCATCTTCCATGACGCGGTCCTGACCGAGATCGCCCGGGAAAACCCCGACTCTGTCGATGCCCTCTCAGACATCAAGGGCGTAGGGGCATCGAAGCTCAAGCGCTACGGTGATGCCGTGATAGCCGCGCTGGAGGGCGACTGA
- the cydC gene encoding thiol reductant ABC exporter subunit CydC has product MSTRASHPSPSATPSVGQALGIILRVWRPYGGRLLLGLILSALALLSGMALMWNAGARVTSLALGMGAALGLLRAFGCARIVLRYAERLFAHDAMFRALAALRVWFFRNLASGAAAGLGFRRAGDLLNRLVGDVELLDNLYLRIAMPMLGIALSLPVIALVAGYANWRFGLALSGLFIVAACVVPVVSARRAASRSAVILHAESSLRVAAVDLATGLREARAFGGESRLAERLMAEEARLHGAQLDQARAMAGAGAVSYLCGQAALVLILVGLAGFGKLTLDYVSGIALIFLTGMIFESIGTLTRTSVLATQVGQAAQRVVEVAEAKPSAAGTHCPAPEAGDLVLRDVTFGWDPARAPVLKGIDLTIRAGEHIALVGPSGAGKSSLAALLLKVAHPQSGQILFGGHDLSTIETTSLRGQIGWLSQSTHLFADTIRNNLLLGREGVSDEALWAALERAEMAETVQSLPDGLDSWVGEGGTRLSGGQGRRIALARTLLRDTPIVILDEPATGLDSVTERAFLRTLGRTMQGRTVILIAHRLKGLENLDRAWRIEAGTLAPLPL; this is encoded by the coding sequence ATGAGCACACGAGCGTCTCATCCTTCGCCCTCTGCTACGCCAAGTGTCGGGCAGGCTCTCGGGATCATCCTTCGGGTTTGGCGGCCCTATGGCGGCCGTCTGCTACTGGGCCTGATCCTCTCTGCACTTGCCCTGCTGAGCGGCATGGCGCTGATGTGGAATGCTGGGGCCAGAGTGACGTCCCTTGCGCTGGGAATGGGCGCTGCGCTCGGTTTGCTCAGGGCGTTCGGCTGCGCACGCATCGTGCTGCGCTATGCCGAGCGTCTGTTTGCCCATGATGCTATGTTCCGCGCCCTTGCGGCGCTCCGGGTGTGGTTCTTCCGCAATCTCGCTTCCGGCGCTGCGGCAGGTCTTGGCTTTCGGCGCGCGGGTGATCTGCTGAATCGCCTTGTTGGCGATGTCGAACTGCTCGACAATCTTTATCTGCGTATTGCCATGCCCATGCTGGGTATCGCGCTGTCCCTGCCTGTCATCGCACTTGTAGCGGGCTATGCAAACTGGCGTTTTGGCCTGGCGCTGTCCGGTCTTTTTATTGTCGCGGCCTGTGTGGTACCAGTCGTATCCGCTCGGCGCGCGGCATCACGCAGTGCAGTCATTCTTCATGCTGAATCGTCCTTGCGCGTCGCTGCGGTCGATCTAGCGACTGGCCTGCGCGAGGCGCGGGCCTTTGGCGGTGAGAGCCGTCTTGCGGAGCGCCTGATGGCCGAGGAGGCGCGGCTTCATGGTGCCCAGCTGGATCAGGCGCGCGCCATGGCTGGTGCAGGGGCCGTGTCCTATCTATGCGGTCAGGCAGCGCTTGTACTCATTCTCGTAGGGCTTGCCGGGTTCGGCAAGCTGACGCTCGACTACGTTTCCGGTATCGCGCTCATATTCCTTACCGGGATGATTTTCGAGAGCATCGGGACGCTGACGCGCACCAGTGTGCTGGCGACACAGGTTGGGCAAGCGGCCCAGCGTGTTGTCGAGGTTGCCGAGGCGAAACCGAGCGCGGCAGGCACTCATTGCCCGGCGCCTGAGGCTGGCGACCTTGTGCTGCGCGATGTGACCTTCGGGTGGGATCCGGCACGTGCGCCTGTCTTGAAAGGCATCGATCTCACCATAAGAGCAGGCGAGCATATCGCTCTGGTCGGGCCTTCAGGCGCAGGGAAATCCAGTCTAGCGGCGCTGCTGCTCAAGGTAGCACACCCGCAATCCGGACAAATCCTGTTCGGCGGTCACGATCTTTCAACAATCGAAACGACGAGCCTGCGCGGGCAGATCGGGTGGCTGTCCCAATCGACCCATCTGTTTGCCGATACCATACGGAACAACCTGCTTCTCGGTCGTGAGGGTGTGAGCGATGAGGCCCTGTGGGCGGCTCTGGAGCGCGCCGAAATGGCCGAGACCGTGCAATCCTTGCCCGATGGGCTTGATTCCTGGGTAGGCGAGGGCGGAACACGGCTGTCAGGCGGGCAGGGGCGTCGCATCGCTCTGGCCCGGACTCTCCTGCGCGACACGCCGATTGTGATTCTCGATGAGCCTGCGACGGGGCTCGACAGCGTGACAGAGCGCGCCTTTCTGCGAACGCTGGGTCGCACGATGCAGGGGCGCACCGTCATCCTCATCGCGCATCGTCTGAAGGGGCTTGAAAACCTCGACCGGGCCTGGCGTATCGAGGCCGGGACCCTCGCGCCATTGCCGCTCTAG
- the nrdR gene encoding transcriptional regulator NrdR has translation MNCPFCGHEDTQVKDSRSTDDGAAIRRRRVCAACTQRFTTIERVQLRELVVTKMDGRRVPFDRDKLARSIRIALRKRPVEEERQERIVNGLVRQLEASGEAEISSARIGELAMDALHSIDGVAYVRFASVYRDFREVEAFSKLLTDMRPGEEAELPLPPVKRGKDKG, from the coding sequence ATGAACTGCCCGTTCTGCGGCCATGAAGATACGCAGGTCAAGGATAGTCGTTCGACTGACGATGGTGCGGCTATTCGGCGCAGGCGTGTCTGTGCTGCCTGCACCCAGCGTTTCACGACCATCGAACGCGTACAGTTGCGCGAACTGGTCGTGACGAAGATGGACGGTCGACGGGTGCCTTTCGATCGGGACAAGCTGGCCCGCTCGATCCGTATCGCCCTGCGCAAGCGCCCGGTTGAGGAAGAACGTCAGGAGCGGATCGTCAACGGCTTGGTGCGCCAGCTTGAGGCTTCCGGTGAAGCGGAAATTTCTTCGGCGCGTATTGGCGAATTGGCAATGGATGCATTGCACAGCATCGACGGTGTCGCTTATGTGCGCTTTGCAAGTGTATATCGCGATTTTCGAGAGGTTGAGGCTTTTTCGAAGCTGCTGACGGATATGCGTCCCGGTGAGGAGGCTGAACTGCCACTCCCGCCGGTCAAGCGCGGAAAAGACAAGGGATGA
- the thiL gene encoding thiamine-phosphate kinase codes for MTDQNRSEMSGGEFDFIDRFFRPLAGEGALALGDDAALIDLAADRELILSTDTLVEAVHFLPDDPAETISRKLLRVSLSDCAAMGARPRGYLMNISRPAAFDDQWFASFSAGLAQDQAIFDVHLLGGDTTSTRGPLVLSLTILGEVPRGKAVRRGGARPGDVLWVTGTIGDAALGLQALLGELPDPDGYLAGRYRIPQPRTGFPLGDFARAGMDISDGLVQDAGHLARQSGVHLEIDAAAVPRSPQARAAGEAWFETCLTGGDDYELLFAADESQTDAIMNAARQAGVPATRIGRVTPGTGVAVLDGEGEEMRLSRTGWQHF; via the coding sequence ATGACGGATCAGAACCGGTCTGAAATGAGCGGCGGCGAGTTCGACTTCATCGACAGGTTCTTTCGTCCGCTGGCGGGTGAGGGCGCTCTCGCGCTTGGCGATGATGCGGCGCTGATCGATCTGGCCGCGGACCGCGAGTTGATACTCTCGACCGATACCTTGGTCGAGGCCGTCCATTTTCTGCCTGACGACCCGGCCGAGACGATCAGCCGTAAATTGCTGCGTGTCAGCCTGTCAGATTGTGCAGCGATGGGCGCAAGGCCGCGCGGCTATCTGATGAATATCAGCCGCCCTGCGGCGTTCGACGATCAGTGGTTTGCCAGTTTCAGCGCGGGGCTGGCGCAGGATCAGGCCATTTTCGATGTCCATCTGCTGGGGGGAGACACGACCAGTACGCGTGGCCCGCTGGTGCTCAGCCTGACCATCCTCGGTGAAGTGCCGCGTGGAAAGGCCGTCCGACGGGGAGGTGCCCGGCCCGGCGATGTTCTGTGGGTCACAGGCACCATTGGTGATGCTGCCCTCGGCCTTCAGGCCCTTCTGGGCGAACTGCCAGACCCCGATGGCTATTTGGCGGGGCGCTACCGTATTCCCCAGCCCCGCACGGGCTTTCCTCTGGGTGATTTCGCCCGTGCGGGCATGGATATCTCCGATGGTCTCGTTCAGGATGCCGGCCATCTTGCCAGGCAGAGTGGCGTGCATCTGGAAATCGATGCGGCAGCGGTACCACGCTCTCCTCAGGCTCGCGCTGCCGGGGAGGCATGGTTCGAAACCTGTCTGACGGGAGGCGATGACTACGAGCTTCTCTTTGCAGCCGATGAGTCGCAGACAGACGCCATCATGAACGCAGCCAGGCAGGCAGGGGTACCAGCAACCCGCATAGGGCGCGTGACCCCCGGTACCGGCGTTGCCGTTCTGGATGGAGAGGGTGAGGAGATGCGCCTGTCACGTACGGGCTGGCAGCATTTCTGA